One part of the Mesorhizobium sp. M4B.F.Ca.ET.058.02.1.1 genome encodes these proteins:
- the lpxD gene encoding UDP-3-O-(3-hydroxymyristoyl)glucosamine N-acyltransferase: protein MTDPVFFAPSRRYTAGEVANLTGAQLVDSAQSHVSIEALAPANEGGENALVFVDGRRNFALMPLLKAAAVLCPAEFASKAPAGIAVLTHPRPQQAFALVGRLLFPQAATPGPMTGETGISPHAHVDPSAHVEAGAIVEAGAVIGPRVSVGNGTIIAPHAVIGHSSQIGRDGYIGPGASVQYALIGNRVIIHGGARIGQDGFGFVAGAKGPERVPQIGRVIIQDDVEIGSNSTVDRGAMSDTIIGQGTKIDNLVQIAHNVRIGRNCIIAGLSGISGSVVVGDGVTMGGGVGLADHLTIGPGAKLAARSGFMSNVPAGEIWGGYPAQPMAEAMREIAMLRKLARTRKQGDGNG from the coding sequence ATGACCGATCCGGTGTTCTTCGCGCCATCACGCCGGTATACGGCCGGCGAAGTCGCGAATCTGACCGGCGCTCAGCTTGTCGATTCTGCCCAGTCGCATGTCTCCATCGAAGCCCTAGCACCTGCCAACGAGGGCGGCGAGAACGCGCTCGTCTTCGTCGACGGTAGGCGCAATTTTGCCCTCATGCCGTTGTTGAAGGCCGCGGCGGTTCTTTGCCCGGCCGAATTCGCCAGCAAGGCGCCGGCGGGCATAGCGGTGCTTACCCATCCGCGCCCGCAGCAGGCATTCGCGCTGGTCGGGCGCCTTCTGTTCCCGCAGGCGGCCACACCCGGGCCAATGACCGGCGAAACCGGAATCTCGCCGCATGCCCATGTCGACCCCTCGGCGCATGTCGAGGCCGGCGCGATCGTCGAGGCCGGCGCGGTCATCGGTCCGCGCGTTTCGGTCGGCAACGGCACCATCATCGCTCCGCATGCGGTGATCGGCCATTCCTCCCAGATCGGCCGTGACGGCTATATCGGCCCGGGTGCCAGCGTGCAGTACGCGCTGATCGGCAACCGCGTCATCATCCATGGCGGCGCCAGGATCGGCCAGGACGGCTTCGGCTTCGTGGCCGGCGCCAAGGGCCCGGAGCGCGTGCCGCAGATCGGTCGCGTCATCATCCAAGACGACGTCGAGATCGGCTCCAATTCGACCGTCGATCGCGGCGCGATGTCCGACACCATCATCGGCCAGGGCACCAAGATCGACAATCTGGTGCAGATCGCCCACAATGTTCGTATCGGTCGCAATTGCATTATAGCGGGGCTTTCGGGTATTTCCGGTTCGGTCGTCGTCGGCGATGGTGTCACCATGGGTGGCGGCGTCGGCCTAGCCGATCATTTGACCATAGGGCCTGGGGCCAAGCTTGCAGCGAGAAGCGGATTCATGAGCAACGTCCCGGCGGGCGAGATCTGGGGAGGCTATCCGGCGCAGCCGATGGCCGAGGCCATGCGTGAAATCGCCATGCTGCGCAAGCTGGCCAGGACCCGCAAACAAGGCGATGGGAATGGCTGA
- the gltA gene encoding citrate synthase, protein MSEAATKLEPSAKPHGSTAKLELAGKTHEFKVRSGSVGPDVIDIGSLYSTTGAFTYDPGFTSTASCESAITFIDGDAGILLHRGYPIDQLAEHGDFLEVCYLLLYGELPTKAQKDDFDYRVTRHTMVHEQMSRFFTGFRRDAHPMAVMCGVVGALSAFYHDSTDISDPYQRMVASMRLIAKMPTIAAMAYKYHIGQPFIYPKNELNFAANFLHMCFAVPCEEYKINPVLARAMERIFILHADHEQNASTSTVRLAGSSGANPFACIAAGIACLWGPAHGGANEAALNMLGEIGHVDHIPEFIARAKDKNDPFRLMGFGHRVYKNYDPRAKIMQKTAHEVLGELGIKDDPLLDIAMELEKIALTDAYFIEKKLYPNVDFYSGITLKALGFPTTMFTVLFAVARTVGWIAQWKEMIEDPHQKIGRPRQLYTGAAERDYVPIAKR, encoded by the coding sequence ATGAGCGAAGCTGCAACGAAACTGGAACCGAGCGCCAAACCGCACGGGTCGACCGCCAAGCTGGAGCTCGCCGGCAAGACGCACGAGTTCAAGGTGCGAAGCGGTTCCGTCGGGCCTGACGTCATCGATATCGGCTCGCTCTACAGCACCACCGGCGCCTTCACCTACGATCCCGGCTTCACCTCTACGGCCAGCTGCGAGTCGGCCATCACCTTCATCGACGGCGACGCCGGCATCCTGCTGCACCGCGGCTATCCGATCGACCAGCTCGCCGAGCATGGCGACTTCCTCGAGGTCTGCTACCTGCTGCTCTATGGCGAGTTGCCTACCAAGGCGCAGAAAGACGACTTCGACTACCGGGTGACGCGCCACACCATGGTGCATGAGCAGATGTCGCGCTTCTTCACCGGTTTCCGCCGCGATGCGCATCCAATGGCCGTCATGTGCGGCGTGGTCGGCGCGCTCTCGGCCTTCTATCATGACTCGACCGACATCTCGGATCCGTACCAGCGCATGGTCGCCTCGATGCGGCTCATCGCCAAGATGCCGACGATCGCGGCGATGGCCTACAAGTACCACATCGGCCAGCCCTTCATTTATCCGAAGAACGAGCTGAACTTCGCCGCCAACTTCCTGCACATGTGCTTTGCGGTGCCCTGCGAGGAATACAAGATCAATCCGGTGCTGGCGCGCGCCATGGAACGCATCTTCATCCTGCACGCCGACCACGAGCAGAACGCCTCCACCTCGACGGTTCGTCTCGCCGGCTCTTCGGGCGCAAACCCCTTCGCCTGCATTGCGGCCGGCATTGCCTGCCTCTGGGGCCCGGCGCATGGCGGCGCCAACGAAGCGGCGCTCAACATGCTGGGCGAGATCGGCCATGTCGACCACATCCCGGAATTCATCGCCCGCGCCAAGGACAAGAACGATCCGTTCCGGCTGATGGGCTTCGGCCACCGCGTCTACAAGAACTACGATCCGCGCGCCAAGATCATGCAGAAGACAGCGCATGAGGTGCTGGGCGAGCTCGGCATCAAGGATGATCCGCTGCTCGACATCGCCATGGAGCTGGAGAAGATCGCGCTCACCGACGCCTACTTCATCGAGAAGAAGCTTTACCCGAATGTCGACTTCTATTCCGGCATTACGCTGAAGGCGCTGGGCTTCCCCACCACCATGTTCACCGTGCTGTTCGCGGTTGCCCGCACCGTCGGCTGGATCGCGCAGTGGAAGGAAATGATCGAGGATCCGCACCAGAAGATCGGCCGGCCGCGTCAGCTCTACACCGGTGCCGCGGAACGCGACTACGTGCCGATCGCCAAGCGCTGA
- the bamA gene encoding outer membrane protein assembly factor BamA — protein MKAASKFMSAASAVALSAALVVPGALAVQFVATSVAEAAVVSRVEVSGNQRVDADTIRNYITIKPGKAFSSSDIDDAVKALFGTGLFSDVQINQVGSTLVVKVSEYKVVNQVLFQGNKKLKDNALQAAVQLKPRATFSQQTLDSDVEAVKAAYRRIGRDDAAVTTQIMELGDNRVNVVFNINEGGRTQIAAINFVGNSAYSSRRLSDVINTKRSSWLSFVLRDDVYDEDKLRADQELLRRFYYNHGYADFQVVSAVGELDDTTNKYTVTITVQEGDRYTFGDVSVESTIPEVDSKSLESVIETHKGDVYNAKDVEDSIIALTEKVAGSGYAFAQVTPRGDRNFENHTISVVYTIDQGTKAYIERIEIRGNDRTRDYVIRREFDVSEGDAFNQVLIQRAKKRLEALNYFEKVDISTVPGSQPDQVVLVVDVVEKSTGEFSIGAGYSTGGDTPGPSVEGSITERNFLGRGQYIKLAAGGGKNSRDYSISFTEPYFLGRRIAAGFDVFQQTRNYTHYDSETLGATVRFGLPITDSISTQLAYNIAQEKYKYDDCDDNDDGTQGDCDLSQAIKDGIAESPWLKSSVSLGLVYNTIDDMKNPHEGIYINGTTEVAGLGGDAKWVKLTGRASVYQTLSEQLDLVGLVSAGAGHIAGFGDDGLRIFDQFQSNDRMIRGFEYGGIGPADVATGDHLGGTTYFNASAEAQFPLPVIPESFGLRGAVFADAATLYGSKVTTVTQTSTDMKLRASVGIGLMWASPFGPIRIDYAVPVKKEPTDDVQEFNFGIATRF, from the coding sequence ATGAAGGCAGCATCCAAGTTTATGAGCGCCGCGTCCGCGGTGGCTTTGTCCGCCGCTCTGGTTGTGCCAGGCGCGCTCGCAGTGCAGTTTGTTGCCACATCGGTAGCCGAAGCCGCAGTCGTCTCGAGAGTGGAGGTCAGCGGCAACCAGCGCGTCGATGCCGACACCATCCGCAACTACATCACGATCAAGCCTGGCAAGGCGTTCTCCAGCTCCGATATCGATGATGCGGTCAAGGCGCTGTTCGGCACCGGCCTGTTCTCGGATGTGCAGATCAACCAGGTCGGCTCGACCCTCGTCGTCAAGGTTTCCGAATACAAGGTCGTGAATCAGGTCCTGTTCCAGGGCAACAAAAAGCTCAAGGACAACGCTCTGCAAGCCGCGGTCCAGCTCAAGCCGCGCGCGACCTTCTCGCAGCAGACGCTTGATTCCGACGTCGAGGCGGTCAAGGCCGCCTACCGGCGCATCGGTCGCGACGATGCGGCGGTGACCACGCAAATCATGGAACTCGGCGACAACCGCGTGAATGTCGTCTTCAACATCAACGAAGGTGGCCGCACCCAGATCGCCGCGATCAATTTCGTCGGCAACAGTGCCTATTCCAGCCGCCGTCTGTCCGACGTGATCAACACCAAGCGTTCGTCCTGGCTCTCCTTCGTGCTGCGCGACGACGTCTATGACGAGGACAAGCTGCGCGCCGATCAGGAGTTGCTGCGCCGCTTCTACTACAATCACGGCTATGCCGATTTCCAGGTGGTCTCGGCGGTCGGCGAGCTCGATGACACCACCAACAAATACACTGTCACCATCACCGTGCAGGAAGGCGACCGTTACACCTTCGGCGACGTCAGCGTCGAAAGCACGATTCCCGAAGTCGACTCCAAGTCGCTGGAATCCGTGATCGAGACCCATAAGGGTGACGTTTACAACGCCAAGGATGTCGAGGATTCCATCATCGCGCTGACCGAGAAGGTCGCCGGCTCCGGCTATGCCTTCGCCCAGGTGACACCACGCGGCGATCGCAACTTCGAGAACCACACCATTTCGGTGGTCTACACAATCGACCAGGGCACCAAGGCCTATATCGAGCGTATCGAAATCCGCGGCAACGACCGCACGCGCGACTATGTCATTCGCCGCGAGTTCGATGTCAGCGAAGGCGACGCCTTCAACCAGGTGCTTATCCAGCGCGCGAAGAAGCGCCTGGAAGCGCTCAATTACTTTGAGAAAGTCGACATCTCGACCGTGCCGGGTTCGCAGCCCGATCAGGTCGTGCTGGTGGTTGACGTGGTCGAGAAGTCGACCGGCGAATTCTCGATCGGCGCCGGCTATTCGACCGGTGGCGACACGCCTGGTCCGTCGGTCGAAGGCTCGATCACGGAGCGCAACTTCCTCGGTCGTGGCCAGTACATCAAGCTGGCGGCGGGCGGCGGCAAGAATTCGCGCGACTACAGCATTTCCTTCACCGAGCCTTACTTCCTCGGGCGCCGCATTGCCGCCGGCTTCGATGTCTTCCAGCAGACGCGCAATTACACCCACTACGACAGCGAGACGCTGGGCGCCACAGTGCGCTTCGGCCTGCCGATCACCGACAGCATTTCCACCCAGCTGGCGTACAACATCGCGCAGGAGAAATACAAATACGATGACTGCGACGACAACGACGATGGCACTCAGGGCGATTGTGATCTTTCACAGGCCATCAAGGACGGCATCGCTGAAAGCCCCTGGCTGAAATCCTCGGTCAGCTTGGGTCTGGTGTACAACACCATCGACGACATGAAGAACCCGCATGAGGGTATTTACATCAACGGCACGACCGAAGTCGCCGGTCTCGGCGGCGACGCCAAGTGGGTGAAGCTGACCGGGCGGGCGAGCGTCTATCAGACCTTGTCCGAGCAGCTCGATCTGGTCGGTCTTGTGTCCGCCGGCGCTGGCCACATCGCAGGGTTTGGCGATGATGGGCTGCGCATTTTCGATCAGTTCCAGAGCAACGATCGCATGATCCGTGGCTTTGAGTATGGCGGTATCGGCCCGGCGGACGTCGCTACGGGGGATCACCTGGGCGGCACGACCTACTTCAATGCGTCGGCTGAAGCACAGTTCCCGCTGCCGGTCATTCCGGAAAGCTTCGGCCTGCGCGGTGCTGTTTTCGCGGATGCCGCCACTTTGTACGGCAGCAAGGTGACCACCGTCACTCAGACCTCAACCGACATGAAGCTGCGCGCCTCGGTCGGTATCGGCTTGATGTGGGCGTCGCCGTTCGGCCCGATCCGCATCGACTACGCGGTCCCGGTCAAGAAGGAACCGACCGACGACGTGCAGGAATTCAACTTCGGCATAGCGACCCGTTTCTGA
- the gltX gene encoding glutamate--tRNA ligase has product MSDKVVTRFAPSPTGYLHIGGARTALFNWLYARHSGGTMLLRIEDTDRERSTEAATAAILDGLTWLGLSWDGEAVSQFERAPRHREVAVELVRLGKAYYSYETPAELEAMREAARAKGLPPRYNGQWRDRDPSEAPPGIKGAIRIKAPAEGETVVHDRVQGEVRFPNKDLDDFIILRSDGNPTYMHAVVVDDHDMGVTHIIRGDDHLTNAARQTVIYNAMGWDVPSMSHIPLIHGADGAKLSKRHGALGVEAYRSMGYLPEALLNYLARLGWSHGDDEVMSIKDMIGWFDIGDVNKGAARFDFAKLEALNGVHMRKMDDHALFDIFVATLPYLEGGPALAARLDDKKKAQLLAALPGLKERAKTLVELVDGAGFLFAERPLPVDEKAAALLSGEARAVLRGAHAALTAVPGDWTAAAAEAAIREFAQAGGHKLGAVAQPLRAALTGRSTSPGVFDVLAVLGREESLARIADQID; this is encoded by the coding sequence ATGTCCGACAAGGTCGTCACCCGTTTTGCCCCCTCGCCGACAGGCTACCTGCACATTGGCGGAGCGCGCACGGCGCTGTTCAACTGGCTCTATGCCAGGCACTCCGGCGGCACGATGCTGCTGCGCATCGAGGATACCGATCGCGAGCGCTCCACCGAGGCGGCAACCGCTGCCATCCTGGACGGACTAACCTGGCTCGGCCTCTCATGGGACGGTGAGGCGGTTTCGCAGTTCGAGCGCGCGCCGCGCCATCGCGAGGTGGCCGTGGAGCTCGTGCGCCTGGGCAAGGCCTATTACAGCTATGAGACGCCTGCGGAGCTCGAGGCGATGCGCGAGGCGGCGCGCGCCAAGGGCCTGCCGCCACGCTATAACGGCCAATGGCGCGACCGCGACCCGTCCGAGGCGCCGCCCGGCATCAAGGGCGCCATCCGCATCAAGGCGCCGGCCGAGGGCGAGACCGTCGTGCACGACCGGGTGCAGGGCGAGGTGCGCTTTCCCAACAAGGACCTCGACGACTTCATCATCCTGCGCTCGGACGGCAACCCGACCTACATGCACGCCGTCGTCGTCGACGATCACGACATGGGCGTCACCCACATCATCCGCGGCGACGACCATCTGACCAACGCCGCGCGCCAGACGGTGATCTACAACGCCATGGGCTGGGATGTGCCTTCGATGTCGCACATCCCGCTGATCCATGGCGCCGACGGCGCCAAGCTGTCGAAGCGGCACGGCGCGCTCGGCGTCGAGGCCTATCGTTCGATGGGCTACTTGCCGGAGGCCCTGCTCAACTATCTCGCCCGCCTCGGCTGGAGCCACGGCGACGACGAAGTCATGTCGATCAAAGACATGATCGGCTGGTTCGACATCGGCGACGTCAACAAGGGCGCCGCCCGCTTCGACTTCGCCAAGCTCGAGGCGCTGAACGGCGTCCATATGCGCAAGATGGACGATCATGCGCTGTTCGACATCTTCGTCGCCACCCTGCCCTATCTCGAAGGCGGCCCGGCGCTCGCCGCCCGGCTCGACGACAAGAAGAAGGCGCAGTTGCTCGCGGCCCTGCCCGGGCTTAAGGAGCGCGCCAAGACGCTGGTCGAACTGGTCGACGGCGCCGGCTTCCTGTTTGCCGAGCGGCCGTTGCCGGTCGACGAAAAGGCGGCGGCGCTGCTTTCCGGCGAGGCGCGCGCCGTCCTCCGCGGCGCCCATGCGGCTTTGACGGCGGTTCCCGGCGACTGGACGGCCGCGGCCGCCGAGGCAGCGATCCGCGAGTTCGCCCAGGCCGGCGGCCACAAGCTCGGCGCCGTGGCGCAGCCGCTGCGGGCCGCGCTGACCGGCCGGAGCACGTCGCCCGGCGTGTTCGATGTGCTTGCCGTGCTCGGCCGCGAGGAAAGCCTGGCGCGCATCGCGGATCAAATCGATTAG
- the fabZ gene encoding 3-hydroxyacyl-ACP dehydratase FabZ, whose amino-acid sequence MADMVATLEAVDIMGLMKLLPHRYPFLLIDRIVDIDGDESAVGIKNVTINEPHFQGHFPQQPVMPGVLIIEAMAQTAGAICIRSLNTEKPSLVYFMTIDNAKFRKPVVPGDQLRIHVKKIKKRGNLLKFACEAMVDGAKAAEAEVSAMMVTG is encoded by the coding sequence ATGGCTGATATGGTGGCGACGCTTGAGGCGGTCGACATAATGGGGCTTATGAAGCTCCTGCCGCACCGCTATCCGTTCCTGCTGATCGACCGCATCGTCGACATCGATGGCGACGAGTCCGCCGTCGGCATCAAGAACGTGACCATCAACGAGCCGCATTTCCAGGGCCATTTCCCGCAGCAGCCAGTGATGCCCGGCGTGCTGATCATCGAGGCCATGGCGCAGACCGCCGGCGCGATCTGCATCCGCAGCCTCAACACGGAAAAGCCATCGCTGGTCTATTTCATGACCATCGACAATGCGAAGTTTCGCAAGCCGGTCGTTCCCGGCGACCAGCTCAGGATTCACGTCAAGAAGATCAAGAAGCGCGGCAACCTGCTCAAATTCGCCTGCGAAGCGATGGTCGATGGAGCAAAAGCTGCGGAAGCCGAGGTTTCGGCTATGATGGTCACCGGCTGA
- the lpxB gene encoding lipid-A-disaccharide synthase: MANDKPLKIAVVAGEESGDMLGADIVAALKRTTGRDVQLIGIGGRHLQALGLKSLFDGGEIALMGFSAILRDLPRLIRRIGQTASMIAAEKPDCLITIDSPDFSLRVAKKVRAANPSIPIVHYVCPSVWAWRPGRAVAMKPYVDHILCILPFEVKALARLGGPPGTYVGHRLARDPGVLGAAKAQGLPRDLAGDRVKTLLVLPGSRRGEVRRLIEPFGKTMSILRQRGHRLRLLLPTVPHVADLVRASVASWDDKPEIVVEPERKWQAFGKADAALIASGTVSLELALSGVPMVSCYKLDPVARLVMPHLISVWSALLPNLISDRTLVPEFYDQYVLPENLARQLETLFSDTGMRAWQKDGFAEIALRMATDRPSGDIAAEVVLRHIK, encoded by the coding sequence ATGGCCAATGACAAGCCGCTGAAGATCGCCGTCGTCGCCGGCGAGGAATCGGGCGACATGCTTGGCGCCGACATCGTCGCGGCACTGAAGCGGACGACCGGCCGCGATGTTCAGCTTATCGGCATCGGCGGCCGGCATCTGCAGGCGCTCGGGCTTAAGTCCCTGTTCGACGGCGGCGAGATCGCGCTGATGGGCTTCAGCGCTATCCTGCGCGACCTGCCGCGGCTGATCAGGCGGATCGGCCAGACGGCAAGCATGATCGCCGCCGAAAAACCCGACTGCCTCATCACCATCGACAGCCCGGATTTCTCGCTGCGCGTGGCGAAGAAGGTGCGGGCCGCCAACCCGTCGATCCCGATCGTCCACTATGTCTGCCCGAGCGTCTGGGCATGGCGGCCGGGCAGGGCGGTGGCGATGAAGCCCTATGTCGATCATATCCTTTGCATCCTGCCCTTCGAGGTGAAGGCGCTCGCCCGCCTTGGCGGCCCGCCCGGCACCTATGTCGGGCATCGCCTGGCGCGGGATCCGGGCGTGCTTGGCGCCGCCAAGGCGCAGGGCCTGCCGCGGGACCTGGCGGGGGATCGCGTCAAGACGCTGCTGGTGCTGCCGGGTTCCCGACGTGGCGAAGTGCGCCGGCTGATCGAGCCGTTCGGCAAGACGATGTCGATCCTGCGCCAGCGCGGGCATCGCCTGCGTCTGCTCTTGCCGACGGTGCCGCATGTGGCCGACCTGGTCAGGGCTTCGGTCGCCAGTTGGGACGACAAACCGGAGATTGTCGTCGAGCCGGAACGCAAATGGCAGGCCTTCGGCAAGGCTGATGCCGCGCTGATCGCCTCGGGGACAGTATCGCTCGAGCTGGCCCTGTCGGGCGTGCCGATGGTGTCCTGCTACAAGCTCGATCCCGTGGCGCGTCTGGTCATGCCGCATCTCATTTCCGTCTGGTCGGCGCTGCTGCCCAATCTGATCTCGGACCGGACCCTCGTTCCGGAGTTTTACGACCAGTATGTCCTGCCGGAGAACCTCGCCAGGCAACTGGAGACGCTATTTTCCGACACCGGCATGCGCGCCTGGCAGAAGGACGGTTTCGCCGAGATCGCGCTGCGCATGGCAACGGACAGACCGTCCGGCGATATCGCCGCCGAAGTCGTTCTCCGGCACATCAAATAA
- a CDS encoding LpxI family protein produces the protein MPTMKAEAAGAKLDLAPGSRVGIIAGGGSLPVEVAASLARQGHPPVIIAAEGEVDRKQDLAGYETEQLALESFGSLVPLLRRKRISHLVLAGEIRRRPKLTAMRPSLGLLAAVPTVVMGLARGDDGLLRMLTRFLEKRGIKVVGAHEIVPELLASDGSLTTAKPGKSDWRDIEAARVAAKAIGALDIGQAAVAIGGRAIALEGIEGTNGLLERTRQLRDHGRLAGKTRGVLVKCAKPGQELRADLPSIGPRTVEAAYEAGLAGIAVEAGRSLILEAPDTIARANALGLFIVGLPVEEPAHGQ, from the coding sequence ATGCCGACGATGAAGGCTGAGGCTGCCGGAGCCAAGTTGGACCTCGCGCCGGGCTCAAGGGTCGGCATCATCGCCGGCGGCGGCAGCCTGCCGGTGGAAGTCGCGGCTAGCCTCGCAAGGCAGGGACATCCGCCCGTCATCATCGCGGCCGAAGGCGAGGTCGACCGCAAGCAGGACCTCGCCGGCTACGAGACAGAGCAGCTCGCGCTCGAATCGTTCGGCTCGCTGGTGCCTTTGCTCAGGCGCAAGCGAATCAGCCACCTCGTGCTGGCCGGCGAGATCAGGCGCAGGCCGAAATTGACCGCCATGCGGCCGAGCCTCGGCCTGCTGGCTGCCGTGCCTACAGTGGTGATGGGGCTGGCGCGCGGTGACGACGGCTTGCTGAGGATGCTGACGCGTTTCCTGGAAAAGCGCGGCATCAAGGTCGTTGGCGCGCATGAGATCGTGCCCGAACTGCTTGCGAGCGATGGCTCGCTGACCACGGCCAAGCCGGGCAAATCCGACTGGCGCGACATCGAGGCCGCCAGGGTCGCGGCAAAGGCGATCGGTGCTCTCGATATCGGGCAGGCCGCGGTCGCAATCGGCGGCAGGGCGATCGCGCTGGAGGGCATCGAGGGCACTAACGGGCTGCTCGAGCGGACCAGACAATTGCGCGACCATGGCAGGCTCGCCGGCAAGACGCGCGGCGTTCTGGTCAAATGCGCCAAGCCTGGTCAGGAACTGCGCGCCGATCTGCCGTCCATCGGCCCGCGGACGGTCGAGGCCGCATATGAAGCGGGACTGGCGGGGATTGCGGTTGAGGCCGGCCGCTCGCTGATCCTTGAAGCTCCCGACACCATCGCGCGCGCCAATGCGCTCGGCCTGTTCATCGTCGGCCTTCCTGTCGAGGAGCCGGCTCATGGCCAATGA
- the lpxA gene encoding acyl-ACP--UDP-N-acetylglucosamine O-acyltransferase, protein MKVQTEIHPSSVVEEGAQLGEGVRIGPFCHVGPDAVIGDRVELVGHVSVMGATTIGAATKVYPMAILGAPPQNTKHKGGRTTLVIGENCTIREGVTMHLGTDSSRGETTVGDNGNFLAYAHIAHDCVVGKNATFANGATLGGHCEIGDNVYVGGLTAVHQFVRIGNNAFIGGCSAVVGDVIPYAIAAGNRASLRGLNIVGLKRSGLPRAEIHLLRKAYRTIFDRSRTVGENIEFAKAEFASSPTAMKIIDFIANRGKRHYAVPSLKGGDGDDADDEG, encoded by the coding sequence ATGAAAGTCCAGACTGAAATCCACCCTTCCTCGGTCGTCGAAGAAGGGGCCCAGCTCGGCGAAGGCGTTCGCATCGGACCCTTCTGCCACGTCGGCCCCGATGCCGTCATCGGCGACCGGGTCGAGCTTGTCGGCCATGTCTCGGTGATGGGCGCGACCACCATCGGCGCCGCCACCAAGGTCTATCCGATGGCCATACTCGGCGCGCCGCCGCAGAACACCAAGCACAAGGGTGGCCGCACGACGCTGGTGATCGGCGAGAACTGCACGATCCGCGAAGGCGTGACCATGCATCTCGGCACCGATTCCAGCCGCGGCGAGACGACGGTGGGCGACAATGGCAATTTCCTCGCCTATGCCCACATTGCCCATGACTGCGTCGTCGGCAAGAACGCCACCTTCGCCAACGGCGCGACGTTGGGCGGCCACTGCGAGATCGGTGACAACGTCTATGTTGGCGGCCTCACCGCCGTTCACCAGTTCGTCCGCATCGGCAACAACGCCTTCATCGGCGGCTGCTCTGCGGTCGTCGGCGACGTCATTCCCTATGCGATCGCCGCCGGCAACCGCGCCAGCCTTCGCGGCCTCAACATCGTCGGCCTGAAGCGTTCCGGCCTGCCGCGCGCCGAGATCCACCTGTTGCGCAAGGCCTACAGGACGATCTTCGACCGCTCCCGAACCGTCGGCGAGAACATAGAGTTCGCCAAGGCGGAATTCGCTTCCTCGCCGACGGCCATGAAAATCATCGATTTCATCGCCAATCGCGGCAAGCGGCACTATGCCGTCCCGTCGCTCAAGGGTGGCGACGGCGACGATGCCGACGATGAAGGCTGA